The genome window TCCGCCCACGCTGCGGGCGCGGCCAACCTGTCCGCCAGCGCCCGCAGCAAGGCTTTACCGCCCGCCTCCGTGACCGGGTCGAGCAGCGCGCCACGCCAGTGAATGGCGTCGCCCTGCGGCATTTGGGGGGCTGTCCGCAGCTCGTCGACGAGGCTCTCATGCGCGAAATGCCAGCCATCGTCCGTGTCGTGCCCCGCCCCGTCTTCCCCGCCTGACGTCTTTGCGTGAATCCGCATCGACGACAAACGATAGGTTTTTTCCGAGGAGTCGGTTTGCTCGCCGTTGCCGGAACCGTCACCGAGGTCGCCGTCGCTCCGCCGCGGCGTGGCGCACGCGTCGATTTCACCTTCGGCCTGCAGCGTCACGGTCGCGGTCTGATGCGCGATCCAATGGTATTCGGCGTGCAACGTCGCGCTTTCCTCGTTCGGCAAGGCGCCATCACTGCCGTCGGACAAGTGCCGCGCCGCTGTCATCGCGCCGCCTGCTTCAGATAGACGGCCGCGCGTTTCACCGCGCGCATGACCTCGACATGGCAGCCGCATCGACAGAGATTGAATCGCAGTGCGCTTCGTATCTCCGCATCGTCGGGATCGGGGGAGCGGGACAACAGCGATACCGTGCTGCAAATCATCCCGTTAAGGCAATACCCGCATTGCGCAGCCTGTTCCTCGATAAAGGCGCGTTGCACCGGATGCAGACGCGCCGGGTCGATTCCGGCATCGCCGTCGACTTCCGTATCGACGCCGGCCATTGGCGCATCGATCGCAGCAGCGATCGCATCGTCCCCCTGCGTGCTGCTCTGCCACAAGGCCGGCAATCCCTCCAGCGTCCTGACATCACGGCCGATCGTGGCCTTGACCGGCAGCACGCAACTGCGGACCGCCGCGCCATCGAGCAGCACCGTGCACGCGCCGCATTGCCCCAGCCCGCAGCCATACTTCGGCCCGTTCAGCGCGAAGTCGTTTCGCAGGACGTAGAGCAACGGCGTTTCCGGCACGACGTCCACGTCCTGTCCGGTACCGTTCACCCGAACGAACAGGCGCTGCGGGCGCGGCCATGCCCGTGCGTCGGGCCGGTCTTCACGCATCGCGTAGCGGCACGG of Robbsia sp. KACC 23696 contains these proteins:
- a CDS encoding (2Fe-2S)-binding protein, producing MREDRPDARAWPRPQRLFVRVNGTGQDVDVVPETPLLYVLRNDFALNGPKYGCGLGQCGACTVLLDGAAVRSCVLPVKATIGRDVRTLEGLPALWQSSTQGDDAIAAAIDAPMAGVDTEVDGDAGIDPARLHPVQRAFIEEQAAQCGYCLNGMICSTVSLLSRSPDPDDAEIRSALRFNLCRCGCHVEVMRAVKRAAVYLKQAAR